The following are encoded in a window of Drosophila simulans strain w501 chromosome 3L, Prin_Dsim_3.1, whole genome shotgun sequence genomic DNA:
- the LOC27208296 gene encoding uncharacterized protein LOC27208296 isoform X5 produces the protein MAIYYRDTNSKEISQYTYGSGNRYRRSSDPNQPSSAATEEYDYGDITGYAYTGAPSLAPRSHFISPGEFNNKLIFKDNFALISKKNNKNGYDHPQKEYTSDYEEHSERLNSVTDLSKNKKEINFKDISDIALTTLAFLSFGMFTLQVLMCIVMSKEDEQSIMMLPMEVTEPSETIDGTEEIRRRKRSVNKNKTFKQIIDMSRLMLISVENVASTGQTAIFNGRNLPCNIYTARELSFQQKAWILLIILGSTGTSSAIAGNYILLLKNMFNIFKSCFENYSKF, from the exons ATGGCTATATATTACCGCGATAcaaattcaaaggaaattAGTCAGTATACCTATGGAAGTGGGAATCGATATCGAAGGTCGTCAGATCCAAATCAGCCGAGTTCCGCAGCAACAGAAGAATATGATTACGGGGACATTACTGGCTATGCTTATACGGGTGCCCCTTCATTGGCCCCTAGATCCCATTTCATT TCTCCTGGAgaatttaacaacaaattaatcTTCAAGGATAATTTTGCCTTAATTtcgaagaaaaacaataaaaatg GATATGATCATCCCCAAAAGGAATACACATCCGATTATGAGGAACATTCGGAGCGCCTGAATTCTGTTACCgatttatcaaaaaataagaaagaaataaattttaaggaCATATCGGACATCGCACTAACAACATTAGCATTTTTATCGTTTGGAATGTTTACACTACAAGTGCTTATGTGCATAGTTATG aGTAAAGAAGATGAACAAAGTATAATGATGCTTCCTATGGAAGTAACTGAGCCTTCTGAAACAATTGATGGGACTGAGGAAATAAGAAGACGAAAACGATCcgtgaataaaaataaaacatttaaacag attATCGACATGTCGAGGCTTATGCTCATCTCAGTAGAAAATGTAGCTTCAACTGGACAAACTGCAATTTTCAATGGACGGAACTTACCTTGCAATATTTATACTGCAAGGGAACTATCTTTTCAACAGAAGGCTTggatattattaattat ACTTGGATCAACTGGAACTTCATCTGCAATTGCTGGAAACTacattttgcttttaaaaaatatgttcaatatatttaaatcctGCTTTGAAAATTATAGcaagttttaa
- the LOC27208296 gene encoding uncharacterized protein LOC27208296 isoform X6: MQCLIKVKLINESKEDEQSIMMLPMEVTEPSETIDGTEEIRRRKRSVNKNKTFKQIIDMSRLMLISVENVASTGQTAIFNGRNLPCNIYTARELSFQQKAWILLIILGSTGTSSAIAGNYILLLKNMFNIFKSCFENYSKF; encoded by the exons ATGCAGTGtctaataaaagtaaaactgATCAATGAG aGTAAAGAAGATGAACAAAGTATAATGATGCTTCCTATGGAAGTAACTGAGCCTTCTGAAACAATTGATGGGACTGAGGAAATAAGAAGACGAAAACGATCcgtgaataaaaataaaacatttaaacag attATCGACATGTCGAGGCTTATGCTCATCTCAGTAGAAAATGTAGCTTCAACTGGACAAACTGCAATTTTCAATGGACGGAACTTACCTTGCAATATTTATACTGCAAGGGAACTATCTTTTCAACAGAAGGCTTggatattattaattat ACTTGGATCAACTGGAACTTCATCTGCAATTGCTGGAAACTacattttgcttttaaaaaatatgttcaatatatttaaatcctGCTTTGAAAATTATAGcaagttttaa